The following are encoded in a window of Lichenicola cladoniae genomic DNA:
- the ilvN gene encoding acetolactate synthase small subunit: MSPQEEPQISAVISVLVENESGVLARVIGLFSGRGYNIESLTVAPVEDGGNKSRINIVTSGTAMVIEQIKALLYRLVPVHKVSDLTQIGPYVAREMALIKVVSTGELRAEALRIADAFRARPVDTTVGSFVFELTGATDKIESFIDLMRPLGLVEVSRTGVAAIARGSKTI, encoded by the coding sequence ATGAGTCCTCAGGAGGAGCCGCAGATCTCTGCGGTGATATCGGTTCTGGTGGAGAACGAGAGCGGCGTGCTCGCACGCGTGATCGGGCTGTTTTCCGGGCGCGGATACAATATCGAAAGCCTGACCGTGGCGCCGGTCGAGGATGGCGGCAACAAGTCGCGCATCAACATCGTCACGTCGGGCACCGCGATGGTGATCGAGCAGATCAAGGCGCTGCTCTACCGCCTGGTGCCGGTTCACAAAGTGTCGGACCTGACCCAGATCGGGCCGTACGTCGCTCGGGAAATGGCCTTGATCAAGGTCGTGTCCACCGGTGAACTTCGGGCCGAGGCGTTGCGCATCGCCGACGCCTTCCGGGCCCGGCCGGTCGACACCACCGTCGGCAGCTTCGTATTCGAGCTGACCGGCGCCACCGACAAGATCGAGAGCTTCATCGACCTGATGCGCCCGCTCGGGCTGGTCGAGGTTTCCCGTACCGGCGTTGCCGCGATCGCCCGCGGCAGCAAGACGATCTAG
- a CDS encoding acetolactate synthase 3 large subunit — translation MNLKDSRTAAHDGHAISTPIMNGAEVLLRVLQEQQVEIVFGYPGGAVLPIYDALFKQNSIRHILVRHEQAAVHAAEGYARSTGRVGVVLVTSGPGATNAVTGLVDALMDSIPLVCLTGQVPTHMIGNDAFQEADTTGITRPATKHNYLVKRPGDLARTVHEAFYVARSGRPGPVVVDLPKDIMVGPATYVAASTAPHRSYRPSREPAREAIADAVAAMKRARRPLFYTGGGVINSGPQASEALGRLVRMTGFPCTSTLMGLGAYPTTDPQFVGMLGMHGTYEANLATHGCDVLINIGARFDDRVTGRLDAFSPDSTKIHVDIDASSINKIVRVDIPVVGDAGLAIEMMIEAWQQGPAASDREALAAWWRQIDGWRAIDSLAFKQDPSPSAIIKPQHAIRRLYDLSRETGRDTFVTTEVGQHQMWAATHFQYEKPNRWMTSGGLGTMGYGLPAAVGVQVANPDALVIDIAGEASTLMNIQELGTIAQYRLPVKLFILNNRYMGMVRQWQELLHGSRYSESYSEALPDFVKLADAFHATGMRATNLGELDDVIRRMLAHDGPVIADICVDEHENCYPMIPSGAAHNQMILGPDQSQQAARITDEGLMLV, via the coding sequence ATGAACCTCAAGGACAGCCGGACCGCAGCCCATGACGGGCACGCGATCAGCACGCCGATCATGAACGGCGCCGAGGTTCTTCTCCGTGTTCTCCAGGAGCAGCAGGTCGAAATCGTCTTCGGATACCCCGGCGGCGCGGTGCTGCCCATTTACGACGCGCTGTTCAAGCAGAATTCCATTCGCCACATCCTGGTCCGTCACGAGCAGGCGGCCGTGCATGCGGCCGAGGGCTATGCACGCTCCACCGGCCGTGTCGGCGTGGTGCTGGTGACCTCGGGCCCAGGCGCCACCAATGCGGTGACCGGCCTGGTCGACGCGCTGATGGACTCGATCCCGCTGGTCTGCCTGACCGGCCAGGTGCCGACCCACATGATCGGCAACGACGCGTTCCAGGAGGCCGACACCACCGGCATCACCCGGCCCGCCACCAAGCACAACTACCTGGTCAAGCGTCCCGGCGACCTTGCCCGCACCGTGCACGAGGCGTTCTACGTCGCCCGCAGCGGCCGGCCAGGACCGGTGGTGGTCGACCTGCCCAAGGACATCATGGTCGGCCCGGCCACCTACGTCGCAGCATCGACGGCCCCGCACCGCTCCTATCGCCCGTCCCGCGAACCGGCCCGCGAGGCGATCGCCGATGCCGTGGCGGCGATGAAACGCGCCAGGCGCCCGTTGTTCTATACCGGCGGCGGCGTGATCAACTCGGGGCCCCAGGCGTCGGAGGCGCTGGGCCGGCTGGTGCGGATGACCGGTTTTCCCTGCACCTCGACCCTGATGGGGCTCGGCGCCTACCCGACCACCGACCCGCAGTTCGTCGGCATGCTCGGCATGCACGGGACCTACGAAGCCAACCTCGCCACCCATGGCTGCGACGTGCTGATCAATATCGGCGCCCGCTTCGACGATCGCGTCACCGGCCGGCTGGATGCGTTCTCGCCGGACTCGACCAAGATCCATGTCGATATCGATGCCTCCTCGATCAACAAGATCGTGCGCGTCGACATCCCGGTGGTGGGGGATGCCGGGCTCGCCATCGAGATGATGATCGAGGCCTGGCAGCAGGGCCCGGCCGCAAGCGATCGCGAGGCACTGGCTGCCTGGTGGCGCCAGATCGACGGATGGCGCGCCATCGATAGTCTCGCCTTCAAGCAGGACCCGTCGCCGAGCGCCATCATCAAGCCGCAGCACGCGATCCGCCGGCTGTACGACCTGTCCCGCGAGACCGGCCGCGACACCTTCGTCACCACCGAGGTCGGGCAGCACCAGATGTGGGCCGCGACCCACTTCCAGTACGAGAAGCCGAACCGTTGGATGACCTCCGGCGGTCTCGGGACCATGGGATATGGATTGCCGGCGGCGGTCGGCGTGCAGGTGGCCAACCCGGACGCGCTGGTGATCGACATCGCCGGCGAGGCCTCGACCCTGATGAACATCCAGGAACTCGGCACGATCGCCCAGTACCGGTTGCCGGTGAAGCTGTTCATCCTGAACAACCGCTACATGGGCATGGTTCGCCAGTGGCAGGAGTTGCTGCACGGAAGCCGGTATTCCGAAAGCTACAGCGAGGCACTGCCGGATTTCGTTAAGCTCGCGGACGCGTTCCACGCGACCGGCATGCGCGCGACCAATCTTGGTGAACTGGATGACGTCATACGCCGGATGCTGGCGCATGACGGGCCGGTCATCGCCGACATCTGTGTCGACGAACACGAGAACTGCTATCCGATGATCCCGTCCGGTGCCGCTCATAACCAGATGATCCTCGGGCCGGACCAGAGCCAGCAGGCGGCGCGGATTACCGATGAGGGGCTGATGCTCGTCTGA
- the miaA gene encoding tRNA (adenosine(37)-N6)-dimethylallyltransferase MiaA, which yields MQPLAANHCLIVAGPTCSGKSALALRLAQVMGGNVINADSMQVYHELRTLTARPTPDEEALAPHALYGIRPAAMPGSVAWWRAAALGAMQEAWNAGRLPILCGGTGLYLRAMTDGLSLIPDAGDTARREARALLDEIGPSALHQRLALVDPDSARMLRPSDGQRLARAWEVWSGTGRGIAEWRVSPGLPPAPCRFIAIRLDPPRDVLRAAIEARFGRMIETGALDEVAALLEQDLPPTLPAMRAHGVPELAACLRGELGLAEAGRRAVLSQGQYTKRQATWFAHHALAPSERTLIISNRISVMTQQMERTDDEFISFVLNAVDAQAAGA from the coding sequence ATGCAACCGTTAGCTGCAAATCATTGCTTAATCGTCGCAGGCCCAACCTGCAGCGGCAAATCCGCCCTGGCGCTCCGACTGGCCCAGGTCATGGGTGGTAACGTCATCAACGCGGATTCGATGCAGGTCTATCACGAACTCCGCACCCTGACCGCCCGGCCGACGCCGGACGAGGAGGCGCTGGCGCCACACGCCCTCTACGGCATCAGGCCGGCCGCGATGCCCGGCAGCGTCGCCTGGTGGCGCGCCGCCGCACTCGGCGCCATGCAGGAAGCCTGGAATGCCGGGCGGCTGCCGATCCTGTGCGGCGGCACCGGGCTCTATCTGCGCGCCATGACCGATGGCCTCTCGCTGATCCCGGACGCCGGCGATACCGCCCGCCGGGAAGCGCGTGCCCTGCTGGACGAGATCGGTCCGTCAGCCCTGCACCAACGCCTGGCCCTGGTCGATCCGGACAGCGCGCGGATGCTGCGCCCGTCCGACGGCCAGCGACTGGCGCGTGCCTGGGAAGTCTGGTCCGGCACCGGCCGCGGGATTGCCGAATGGCGCGTCTCGCCCGGCTTGCCGCCGGCGCCTTGCCGGTTCATCGCGATCAGGCTGGATCCTCCGCGCGACGTGCTTCGCGCCGCCATCGAGGCCCGTTTCGGCCGGATGATCGAGACCGGTGCGCTGGACGAGGTGGCGGCCCTGCTCGAGCAGGACCTGCCGCCGACGCTCCCGGCGATGCGTGCACACGGCGTGCCCGAACTGGCGGCCTGCCTGCGCGGCGAGCTCGGCCTTGCCGAGGCCGGGCGGCGGGCGGTGTTGTCGCAAGGGCAATACACCAAGCGGCAGGCGACCTGGTTTGCTCATCACGCGCTGGCGCCGTCCGAACGGACCCTTATTATCAGCAACCGCATATCAGTTATGACGCAACAAATGGAAAGAACCGACGACGAATTTATATCATTTGTTCTGAACGCCGTTGACGCCCAGGCTGCCGGGGCTTAG